GCCCCGCGTGGTAGGTGTGAAGGATGCAACAGGTGACGTGACCCGCATCCTGACTGAGCGTCAGCGCATCACCAAACCTTTCAGCTACCTGTCCGGTGACGATATCGCTTCTGTAGCCTACAGCGTCGGCGGCGGCCACGGTTGCATTTCCGTTACTTCCAACGTTGCCCCTGCTCTGGTTTCCCAGCTGCACGAGCTGTGCCTGAATGGCGACTACGCAGCCGCCAAAGCCCTGCAGGACCGTCTGGTGCCCCTGCATAAAGCGCTGTTCCTGGAGCCCAACCCTGCAGGCGCCAAATACGCCGCGTCACTGCTGGGTCTGTGCAGTGAAGAATGCCGTCTGCCAGTGGTTGCCCTGAGCGACGCCAGCAAGGCTGCCATTCGCAGCGCCATGGAAGCACTGGAGCTGATCTGATCAGCCCGATCATTTGCTAAGCACCTTTAGCAAATAGCCGAAAAACAAGAGCGGGCCTGAATGGCCCGCTCTTGTTTTATCTGCACTCACAACTTTTAAGGATAGATGGGCTCAGGCCATATCAACCTCTGCCTGAACACGGGATGCTGTCATTCTCCAGCGCATCACATCGACGATCAGAAAAGCCAGCAGGCTCACGCCCATTACCGGCAGACACCAGCCCAAACCTGTAGCAATCAGTACGACTGCCGTCCGCCAGCCGCCATTCAGGCGTTGCCAGGCATGAGTCAGTGTTTGCGCGGTCACCCCCGCCTGTGGACGTCGACGCCACCACATGCGATACCCCAGCACAATCATCACCGCCAGAGCCAAACCAAAGGCCGCCAGCAGCAGCTGGTTAGGCAGGCCAAACAGGATGCCCATATGGGCATCGATGCCCCAGCGAATCAGTTTGGGAAGCAATGAGAAAGTGGCAAAGTCTGCCCGGCTGGTAATCGCCAGACTGCTGCCATCAATAGCAATGGTATCCACCTGCGTCGGCCAGGAGCGATCGACTTCACGTACCATCCAGGCTTGATCGGCGGCCTTGGGAGGGCGAATTTCGATTTTGGCGGCATCTATACCGCCATCCCGCGCTACCTTGAGGATGGTATCGAACATCGCAGGATCAGCCAGGCTGACCATCGGGGCCGCTGCCTGCATCTGATGATCAGCATGCTCACCCATTGGCATGGCTCCGGCGCCTTCCAGCTGCAAGGATACGGAAGGAGTCACCCAGCCAAACTCGGAGCGTAGAGCGTCGATTCGATCCCCCGCCCATTTGGACCAGGTCAAACCTGTTGCAGAGAAAAACAGCAGCCCCAAGCCGATCCACAGCCCGGTCAGACCATGCAGGCGACGATGACGCAGGTAGCCATTGCGTTTGGCCACTTCGCTGCGGTTCTTGTTGCCGCCCGTCAGCCACAGCGCGAACCCTCCCAGCGCCGCGATCCACAGCCAGGACGCCGCCAGCTCACTGTAATTACGACCGACATCACCGAGCAGCAAATGGCGATGCATATAGTCAATTTTGCTGCGCAGCGGCAGCACTCCACTGGTGCCGTAAACCACCAGATCGCCTTTGACGGCCAGCGTAATCGGGTCAACGAAAATGGCCCGACTTTCCGACTCACCCAACCCTGGCTCACTGAACATGACCCGTGTGGTGGCATGGGCGTCAGGTGCAGGCCGCACGGCAAACAGTTTGCCCTGCCCCGCCATTGCCGCCTGCGCCACTTCGATTTGCTCTGCCAGTGAATGAGCGGGGCCAGTTGCGGTGGTGGTCAGTTGATCCTTATACAGCCAGTCCTCCAGCTGCGGGGTCAGTACATAGGCCGTACCA
This genomic interval from Pokkaliibacter sp. MBI-7 contains the following:
- a CDS encoding PepSY-associated TM helix domain-containing protein, with translation MSSINRSQVSQAAALLALITRLHFYIGLFVGPFILAAALTGTAYVLTPQLEDWLYKDQLTTTATGPAHSLAEQIEVAQAAMAGQGKLFAVRPAPDAHATTRVMFSEPGLGESESRAIFVDPITLAVKGDLVVYGTSGVLPLRSKIDYMHRHLLLGDVGRNYSELAASWLWIAALGGFALWLTGGNKNRSEVAKRNGYLRHRRLHGLTGLWIGLGLLFFSATGLTWSKWAGDRIDALRSEFGWVTPSVSLQLEGAGAMPMGEHADHQMQAAAPMVSLADPAMFDTILKVARDGGIDAAKIEIRPPKAADQAWMVREVDRSWPTQVDTIAIDGSSLAITSRADFATFSLLPKLIRWGIDAHMGILFGLPNQLLLAAFGLALAVMIVLGYRMWWRRRPQAGVTAQTLTHAWQRLNGGWRTAVVLIATGLGWCLPVMGVSLLAFLIVDVMRWRMTASRVQAEVDMA